The window GCCCGGGCGGCCCTTCGCCCGCCGGCTGTGGCGCGGCCGGCCCGAGGACCCGCGCTGGGTGCGCCCCGCATTCCTCGGACTGCTGGCCACCACCCTCCTGCTGTACCTGTACGACCTGAGCGCCTCCGGTTACGCCAACTCCTTCTACTCGGCGGCCGTGCAGGCGGGCAGCAGGTCCTGGAAGGCGTTCTTCTTCGGCTCGCTGGACGCGGGCAACGCCATCACCGTCGACAAGCCCCCGGCCTCGCTGTGGCCGATGGAGCTGTCGGTGCGCGTCTTCGGCCTGCACTCGTGGGCGATCCTCGCGCCCGAGGTGCTGATGGGGGTGGCGACCGTCGCCGTGGTGTACGGCGGGGTGCGCCGCCGCTTCGGCCCGGTGCCTGGTCTGATCGCGGGCGCGGTGCTCGCGCTGACGCCGGTGGCGGTGCTGATGTTCCGGTTCAACAACCCGGACGCCATGCTGGCGCTGCTGATGGCCGTGGCCTGTTACCTGGTGGTGCGGGCGGTGGAGGACGGCCGGACGAAGTGGCTGGTGTGGGCGGGTGCCGCGATCGGTTTCGCGTTCCTCGCCAAGACGCTCCAGGCGTTCCTGATCCTGCCGCCGCTCGCGCTCGTGTACGCGGTCTGCGCGCCGGTGCCGCTGAAGAAGCGCTTCGGGCAGCTGGCCGCCGCGACGCTCGCGCTGGTCGTGTCCGGCGGCTGGTGGGTCGCGGTCGTCGAGCTGTGGCCGGCCTCCTCCCGCCCGTACATCGGCGGTTCCCAGAACAACAGCTTCCTGGAGCTGACCTTCGGTTACAACGGACTCGGCCGGCTGAACGGCGAGGAGACCGGCAGCGTCGGCGGCGGTGGCGGCGGCGCGGGCGGCACCGGCATGTGGGGCGAGACCGGCTGGGACCGGATGTTCGGCTCCGAGGTCGGCGGCCAGATCTCCTGGCTCCTGCCTGCCGCGCTGATCCTGCTGGTCGCGGGCCTCGTGGCCACCAGGAAGCTGAAGCGGACGTCGGTCACCCGCGCCTCGTTCCTCGTCTGGGGCGGCTCCCTGCTGATGACCATGGCCGTCTTCAGCTACATGGCGGGCATCTTCCACCAGTACTACACCGTGGCCCTCGCCCCCTACATCGCGGCCGTGACCGGCATGGGTGCCGGGCTGCTGTGGGAGAAGCGGCGGGAGACGTGGGCGTCGATCACCCTCGCCGCCTCCGTGGTCGCGGCGGCGGCCTGGGGATACGTGCTGCTCGACCGCACCTCCGACTACCTGCCCTGGCTGAAGTGGCTGGTGCTGGTCGGCGGTCTGACCGCCGCGCTCGGTCTGGTCTTCGCCG of the Streptomyces sp. 1222.5 genome contains:
- a CDS encoding glycosyltransferase family 39 protein produces the protein MTTHYDQPTGERSGATAWGPPSAAPPRAPEAGAPGRPFARRLWRGRPEDPRWVRPAFLGLLATTLLLYLYDLSASGYANSFYSAAVQAGSRSWKAFFFGSLDAGNAITVDKPPASLWPMELSVRVFGLHSWAILAPEVLMGVATVAVVYGGVRRRFGPVPGLIAGAVLALTPVAVLMFRFNNPDAMLALLMAVACYLVVRAVEDGRTKWLVWAGAAIGFAFLAKTLQAFLILPPLALVYAVCAPVPLKKRFGQLAAATLALVVSGGWWVAVVELWPASSRPYIGGSQNNSFLELTFGYNGLGRLNGEETGSVGGGGGGAGGTGMWGETGWDRMFGSEVGGQISWLLPAALILLVAGLVATRKLKRTSVTRASFLVWGGSLLMTMAVFSYMAGIFHQYYTVALAPYIAAVTGMGAGLLWEKRRETWASITLAASVVAAAAWGYVLLDRTSDYLPWLKWLVLVGGLTAALGLVFAGRVPRRLALGAAAVGLGAALAGPTAYTLSTLQQGHTGSIVTAGPAGASTMGGRGGGPGGGGGMRGGFPGGMPGQSQQGQNQQGRPGNGFPGGGMPGQQGLPGTQNGNGFPGAGRTGEGGMGGGGGAGSLLNGASVSAEAKKLLERNASDYTWVAASVGSQNAASYQLTTGDPVMAIGGFNGTDPSPTLAQFKKYVADGRIHYFIAGGGMGGGGNSGTSSQISSWVQSNFKKVTVGSATFYDLTRATTSG